Below is a genomic region from Mycobacteriales bacterium.
GGACCTCGGCCTGCTCGGCAGCCGTCAGGTCGAAGTCGGCGAGGAAGTGGCGCACCATCAGGAGTCAGGGCCTCCGACGACCTCGCCGACCCGGGCGAGCAGCTCGCCGACCGCGAACGGCTTGAGGAAGACGTTGTCCTCCCCCAGCAGCGTGCGCATGCCGGGGATGGCGTCGACCTTGCCGGTCACCACGATCACCGGGATGTCGGCCAGGTCGGGGTCGTCGCGCATCTCCTCCAGCACCCGGACGCCGCCGAGGTCCGGCATCATCAGGTCGAGCAGCACGAGAGCCGGCGGCGAGGAGGTCGCCTTCACCAGCCCGGCCAGACCGTCGGAGGCCGTCGCGACGTCATAGCCCTCGGCCGAGAGCAGCGTCTGCAGCAGCCCCCTGACACTCGGGTCGTCCTCGACCACGAGGATCTTCACGGCAGTCACCGGGACACTCCAGAGGTCAGCATGGGGCGACCCTAGCGGCGGACAGGATGCGCGGGAGGGCGTCGACGAAGGTCTCGAGCTGCGCTGCCGTGACGACCAGTGGTGGGGCCAGCCGCAGCACGGCGGGTGCTACGGCGTTGACGAGGAAGCCGGCCTCGCGGGCAGCGACCTCGACGGCGACGGCGACCGGCTCGGCCAGCACGATGCCGACCCACAGGCCGAGGCCACGGACCTCCTGCACGAGAGGGTCGTGGAGCTGCTCGATGCTCCGCCGCAGCTGCTCCCCGAGCGTGACCGAGACGTCGTGCAGGCCCTCCTGCTCGACGGTACGGAGCACGGCCAGGGCGGCCGCGCAGGCAAGCGGGTTGCCGCCGAACGTGGTGCCGTGGTCGCCCTTGCCGAGGGCGGTGGCGGCGCGGCCGTTCGCCACGACCGCACCGATCGGCAGGCCACCGCCCAGCGCCTTGGCCATCGTGACGACGTCGGGGACGACGCCGGGGGCGGTGACCGAGCTGGTCAACCAGGCCCCGACCCGGCCGACACCCCCCTGTACCTCGTCGAGGTGCAGCAGCGCGCCGGCGGCGTCGCACGCCTCCCGGGCGGCCTCGAGAAAGCCGCTCGGCGGCACGACCACGCCCGCCTCGCCCAGGACCGGTTCGAGCACGACCGAGGCCGTGGACGCGGTGACGGCCGCGCGCAGAGCGGCGGCGTCGCCGTACGGGACGAAGACGACCGGGCCGGGCAACGGCTCGAACGGCTCGCGTTTCGCGGGTTGGCCGGTGACGGCGAGGGCGCCCAGGGTGCGACCGTGGAAGGCGCCTTCGCAGGCGACCCAGCCGCCGCCGGGACGCAGCCGGCGGGCCAGCTTGAGCGCCGCCTCGTTGGCCTCCGCGCCGGAGTTGGTGAACAGCACCCGCGTCTCGGGGCCGGCGCCGACCAGCTCCTTCAGCCGCTCGGCCAGCTCGATCCCGGGCGTGTGCCCGGCGAGGTTGCTGGTGTGGCCGAGGGTGGCCACCTGCCGGCTGACCGCCTCGACCACCGCGGGGTGGGCGTGCCCGAGCAGGTTGACCGCGATGCCGCCCACCAGGTCGAGGTAGGTCCTGCCGTCGACGTCGGTGACGGTGGCGCCGCTGCCGCTGGCCAACACGACCGGTGGGGTCCCGTAGTTGCCCATGACGCTGGCGTCCCAGCGCTGCTGCCAGTGCCGGGTGCTCATGACGGGACGACCATGGTGCCGACGCCCGCGTCGGTGAACAGCTCCAGCAGCAGGCTGTGCGCGACCCGGCCGTCGAGGACATGGGCCCGGGGCACTCCCCCGCGGACTGCGGCCAGGCAGGCCTGCATCTTGGGGACCATGCCGCTGGACAGGCCGGGCAGCAGGGTCTCCAGCTCGTCGGCCGGGATCTCGCTGATCACCTCCTCCGAGCGGGGCCAGTCGGCGTAGAGCCCCTCGACGTCGGTGAGCACGACGAGCTTCTCGGCTCCGAGCGCCACCGCGAGCGCGGCGGCGGCGGTGTCGGCGTTGACGTTGTAGAGCGCGCCGTCCAGGCCGCGCGCGACGGTCGCGACGATCGGCACCTTGGCCTCGTCGAGCAGCGCGTGCACGATCTGCGGCTGAACCTCGACGACCTCGCCGACCAGCCCGACGTCGACCGGCCGGCCGTCCACGAGCGCGTCGCGCCGCTCGGCGGTGAACAGCTGCGCATCCTCGCCGGAGAGCCCGACAGCAAAAGGCCCGTGGGCGTTGACCAGGCTGACCACATCGGAGTTGACCTGGCCGACCAGCACCATCCGGACGACCTGCATGGTCTCCGGCGTCGTGACGCGCAGCCCCCCGCGGAACTCGCTGTCCAGCCCGAGCCGGTCCAGGTGGGCGGTGATCTGCGGGCCGCCGCCGTGCACGACGACGACGCGGACACCGGCATAGCGCAGAAAGACGACGTCCTCCGCGAAGGCCGACTGCAGCTCGGGGCTGGTCATGGCGTTGCCGCCGTACTTCACGACGATGGTCCGGCCGGAGAAGGACTTCAGCCAGGGCAGCGCCTCGACGAGTGCGGCGGCCTTGGGCAGGGCGACGTGGCCGCGCGCGGTGGCGGCGGTCATGTGGAGTGCGCCCTCATGCGGAGTACGCCCCTCATGTGGAGTACGCGCTGTTCTCGTGGACGTACTGCGCCGTCAGGTCACTGGTCCACAGGGTGGCCGTGTGGGTTCCGGCGTGCAGGTCGACGACGATGCGCACGTCGCGCCCGGACAGGTCCACCAGGTCACGGTCGGCACCCGGCGCGCCCGCGCGGCAGACCGGCACGTCGTTGATGGCGACGTCCAGCCGGTCGGGCTCGAAGGCGGCTGCGGTGGTACCGACGGCCGCCAGCACCCGCCCCCAGTTGGGGTCGTTGCCGTGCAGCGCGCACTTGAGCAGGTTGCTGCGCCCGGCGGCGCGGGCGGCCTCCAGGGCGTCCTCGACACTGGCCGCACCGACGACCGTGATCTCGATGTCCTTGCTGGCGCCCTCGGCGTCCCGGACCATCTGCCGGGCCAGGTCCTGGCAGACGGCGCTGACGGCGGCCTGCAGGTCCGCCCTGTCGGGGGTGACGCCGCTGGCGCCGCTGGCCAGCAACAGCACCGTGTCGTTGGTGCTCATGCAGCCGTCGGTGTCCACCCGGTCGAAACTGCCGGCGGTGGCCGCGCGCAGCACCTCGTCCAGGGTCGCGGCATCGGCGACGGCGTCGGTCGCGACGACGGCGAGCATGGTGGCCAGCGCGGGGGCGAGCATCGCGGCGCCCTTGGCCATCCCGCCGACCGACCAGCCAGCACCCTCCTTGACAGCGGTCTTCGCGACGGTGTCCGTCGTACGGATGGCCTGTGCTGCGTCGTCGCCGCCGGCGGCGCTGAGCTGCCGGACGACCGTGTCGACGCCGGGCAGCAGCCGATCCATCGGCAGCCGCACGCCGATCAGCCCGGTGGAGCACACGGCGACGCGGGCGGCACCCGTGCCCAGGGCGGCCGCGACCGCCTCGGCCGTACGGTGGGTGTCGGCAAAGCCCGCCGGGCCGGTGCAGGCGTTGGCGCCGCCGGCATTCAGCACGACGGCCTCGACCCGACCTGCGGACAGCACCTGCTGGGACCACAGGACGGGGGCGGCCTTGACCCGGTTGGCGGTGAAGACCCCGGCCGCGGCGTCGAGCGGCCCGTCGTTGACGACCAGCGCGAGGTCGGGCAGGCCGCTGTCCTTGAGCCCGGCGCTGGTGCCGGCGGCCCGGAAGCCCGTGGGCAGCCAGGTCATGGCGCGACGCCGTTCGCGCTCAGCCCGGCGGTCTCGGGCAGCCCGAGCGCGAGGTTGGCGCACTGCAGCGCCTGCCCCGCCGCGCCCTTCCCGAGGTTGTCGAGTGCGGCCACGACGACCGCGCGGCCGGCGTCGGCATCCACCGCCACCTGCAGGTGGCAGGCGTTGCTGCCGAGGGTCGCGGCGGTGTGCGGCCAGCGCCCCTCGGGCAGCACGTGCACGAACGGCTCGGCGGCGTACTGCCTGTGCAGCGCTGCCCGCAGCTCCGCCTCGGAGGCGGTCGTGCGGGCGGTGCAGGTGGCCAGGATGCCGCGCGGCATCGGCGCCAGCGTGGGGGTGTAGGACAACGTCACCTCGGCGCCGGCCAGCCGGCGCAGCGACTGCCGCACCTCAGGCGTGTGCCGGTGGGAGGCGACCTTGTAGGCGCTGACGTCACCCATCACCTCGCTGCCCAGCAGGCCGGGGATCAGGCCCCGGCCCGCGCCGCTGGTGCCACTGATGGTGGTGGTGACCAGGTCGACCGGCTGGACCAGTCCGGCGGCGAGCAGCGGGCCCAGGGCCAGCGTCATCGCGGTGGCGTTGCAGCCTGGTCCGGCGATCCGGGTCCGGCCGGCCAGCTGCCCGCGGAAGAACTCCGGGAGGCCGTACGGCCACTCCCCGGCGTAGTCGGTGTCGTAGAAGCGGTCCCAGTCCTGCGCGCTCCCGAGCCGGTGGTCGGCGCCGAGGTCGACCAGGGGGAGGTCGGCCGGCAGGACGGCGGCCAGCGCGGCCGACTGGCCGTGCGGCAGGGCGAGGAACACGACGTCGGCCTCGGCGAGCACTGCGGCGGCCGTCTCGGCGAACACGCGGCCGTCGAGCTGGGGCAGCTGCGGGTGCAGGTCGGTCACCGGCCGGCCGGGGGGGGCNNNNNNNNNNCGCGCCGCCGGCCACGGGGCCCACCTCCAGGTCGGGATGGGCCAGCAGCAGCCGGAGCAGCTCACCGCCGGCGTAACCGCTCGCGCCCGCGACCGATGCTCTCGCTCCCATGCCAGCAACCATACACCGGGCTGCATGACTATGCGAACACGGGAGCGGGACGGGCCTCCGGCGGGCGGGCGACCAGCAGGAGTTCCGCGGGACCGATCAGCTCCAGGGGGCCAGCCGCAAGGTGCCGGCGGCCGGCTCGTCCACGGCGGCGCGCAGTGCGGCCACGTCGTCGCGGGACCGGACGAACCGGCCGTGCAGCGCATCCAGCTCGCCCGCGGTGATGCGCAGCAGCAGCTGGACGAAGGTCTCCGCCGGGGTCCACGCCTCGGGTGCCGGCTCACGCAGCGCGGGCCGCAGCTCGAGGAAGCCCTCCGGGAAGCCATGCGTCATGTCGGTGGGCACCATGCCGGGGCTCACCGTCAGGACCACCACGCCGGTTCCCGCCAGCTCGGCGGCCACCGTGTCGACCAGCCGCGCGACCGCGGCCTTGGCGCAGGCGTAGGCCGAGCCGCCGGGCGTCGGCACCATCCCGAAGCCGCTGCCCATCACGACGATCCGGCCGCGACCGCGGGCGACCATGCCGGGCAGCGCGGCGTGCAGCGAGAGGAACGCACCGCGCAGGTTGACCTCGACATCGCGCCACCAGGTGTCGGCATCGAGCTCCCACAGCCGGCCGCCCGAGGCGAAGGCGCCGGCGTTGGCCAGCAGCAGGTCGAGCGGGCCGAGCTCGTCCTCGGTGCGGCGCACTGCTGCGGCGACCGCAGGGGCGTCGGTCACGTCGCCGGCCAGGGCGAGAGCCGCCTCGCCGGCGGCCACCACCTGGTCCAGCGCGTCGGCCTGCCGCCCCGTCACCGCGACCGACCAGCCGTCGGCGGTCAGCGCCCGGGCCGCCTCGCGGCCCAGCCCCCGGCTGCCCCCCGTCACCAGGGCGACCCGCCGCGCCGCAGCACTCACGAGCGGAGCACCGCCCCGACCCGGCGGCCGGCCTCGGCGATCGCGGCGTCGCGTGCCGTCAGCACCTCCACGTCGGTGAGGGTACGGTCTGCGGCCCGCAGCCGCAGCGTGTAGGCCAGCGAGCGGCGGCCGGCCCCCACCTGCGGGCCGGTGAAGACGTCGAACAGGCGAATCGCCTCGAGCAGCTCCCCCGCCCCGGCGCGCAGGGCCGCCTCGACGTCGGCGGCCGGCACGCCCTGCTCGACCACCAGGGCGACGTCGACACCGGCCGGCGGGAAGTGCGACACGATCGGAGCCGGCAGCGGGCCCCGACCGGCAGCGGCGGCGACCAGGACATCGAGGTCGGCCTCGGCGGCACAGCTGCGCGCGGGCAGCCCGAACGCCCCGACCACCCGCGGATGCAGCTCCCCCGCGAGGCCGACGCGGCGGCTGTCGAGCAGCAGCTCGGCGCACCGGCCCGGGTGGTAGGGGTACGGGTCGGCGGGCCGCGGCTGCAGGTCCAGGCCGAGCGACCGCCCCAGCTCGACCAGGGCGCTCACGGCGGCGCTCCAGGAGGCCGGTGCTCCGGCGAGCGCGAGGCCGACGTGCCGGGGCTGGGCCGGCAGGGCGGCGTTCAGCACGGCCAGCTCCTGCTCGCTCGGCCGACCTTTGACGCCGGGAGCCGGGGCCCCCCCGCCGCTGCCGAGGAAGACGGCACCGGTCTCGAAGACGGCGACGTCCCCGAGCCCCCGGCCGGCGTTGCGCGCGACCACGGCCAGCAGGCCCGGCAGCAGCGTCGGGCGCAAGAGCGCCTCCTCCGCCGACAGCGGATTGAGGATCCGGGGACACTCAGGGCCGCCGCCGAGCGCGTCGAGCGCCTGCTCGCCGACGAACGGCGGCGTGACGACCTCGACCAGGCCGCCTGCGGCCAGCGCCCGCGATGCCACCCGCCGCAGGCGCTGCTGTGCGGTCAGACCGCGGCCGGCCGGCGCAGCCGGCAGGACCA
It encodes:
- a CDS encoding response regulator transcription factor, with the protein product MTAVKILVVEDDPSVRGLLQTLLSAEGYDVATASDGLAGLVKATSSPPALVLLDLMMPDLGGVRVLEEMRDDPDLADIPVIVVTGKVDAIPGMRTLLGEDNVFLKPFAVGELLARVGEVVGGPDS
- a CDS encoding acetylornithine transaminase, which produces MSTRHWQQRWDASVMGNYGTPPVVLASGSGATVTDVDGRTYLDLVGGIAVNLLGHAHPAVVEAVSRQVATLGHTSNLAGHTPGIELAERLKELVGAGPETRVLFTNSGAEANEAALKLARRLRPGGGWVACEGAFHGRTLGALAVTGQPAKREPFEPLPGPVVFVPYGDAAALRAAVTASTASVVLEPVLGEAGVVVPPSGFLEAAREACDAAGALLHLDEVQGGVGRVGAWLTSSVTAPGVVPDVVTMAKALGGGLPIGAVVANGRAATALGKGDHGTTFGGNPLACAAALAVLRTVEQEGLHDVSVTLGEQLRRSIEQLHDPLVQEVRGLGLWVGIVLAEPVAVAVEVAAREAGFLVNAVAPAVLRLAPPLVVTAAQLETFVDALPRILSAARVAPC
- the argB gene encoding acetylglutamate kinase, which encodes MTAATARGHVALPKAAALVEALPWLKSFSGRTIVVKYGGNAMTSPELQSAFAEDVVFLRYAGVRVVVVHGGGPQITAHLDRLGLDSEFRGGLRVTTPETMQVVRMVLVGQVNSDVVSLVNAHGPFAVGLSGEDAQLFTAERRDALVDGRPVDVGLVGEVVEVQPQIVHALLDEAKVPIVATVARGLDGALYNVNADTAAAALAVALGAEKLVVLTDVEGLYADWPRSEEVISEIPADELETLLPGLSSGMVPKMQACLAAVRGGVPRAHVLDGRVAHSLLLELFTDAGVGTMVVPS
- the argJ gene encoding bifunctional glutamate N-acetyltransferase/amino-acid acetyltransferase ArgJ — its product is MTWLPTGFRAAGTSAGLKDSGLPDLALVVNDGPLDAAAGVFTANRVKAAPVLWSQQVLSAGRVEAVVLNAGGANACTGPAGFADTHRTAEAVAAALGTGAARVAVCSTGLIGVRLPMDRLLPGVDTVVRQLSAAGGDDAAQAIRTTDTVAKTAVKEGAGWSVGGMAKGAAMLAPALATMLAVVATDAVADAATLDEVLRAATAGSFDRVDTDGCMSTNDTVLLLASGASGVTPDRADLQAAVSAVCQDLARQMVRDAEGASKDIEITVVGAASVEDALEAARAAGRSNLLKCALHGNDPNWGRVLAAVGTTAAAFEPDRLDVAINDVPVCRAGAPGADRDLVDLSGRDVRIVVDLHAGTHTATLWTSDLTAQYVHENSAYST
- the argC gene encoding N-acetyl-gamma-glutamyl-phosphate reductase, producing the protein APPGRPVTDLHPQLPQLDGRVFAETAAAVLAEADVVFLALPHGQSAALAAVLPADLPLVDLGADHRLGSAQDWDRFYDTDYAGEWPYGLPEFFRGQLAGRTRIAGPGCNATAMTLALGPLLAAGLVQPVDLVTTTISGTSGAGRGLIPGLLGSEVMGDVSAYKVASHRHTPEVRQSLRRLAGAEVTLSYTPTLAPMPRGILATCTARTTASEAELRAALHRQYAAEPFVHVLPEGRWPHTAATLGSNACHLQVAVDADAGRAVVVAALDNLGKGAAGQALQCANLALGLPETAGLSANGVAP
- a CDS encoding N-acetyl-gamma-glutamyl-phosphate reductase; this translates as MGARASVAGASGYAGGELLRLLLAHPDLEVGPVAGGA
- a CDS encoding SDR family oxidoreductase, with product MSAAARRVALVTGGSRGLGREAARALTADGWSVAVTGRQADALDQVVAAGEAALALAGDVTDAPAVAAAVRRTEDELGPLDLLLANAGAFASGGRLWELDADTWWRDVEVNLRGAFLSLHAALPGMVARGRGRIVVMGSGFGMVPTPGGSAYACAKAAVARLVDTVAAELAGTGVVVLTVSPGMVPTDMTHGFPEGFLELRPALREPAPEAWTPAETFVQLLLRITAGELDALHGRFVRSRDDVAALRAAVDEPAAGTLRLAPWS